The Pedobacter frigiditerrae genomic sequence TCCATACTTTGAAATCTTAAATATAAGCAAGGGAAAAACCGTCATCTGCTCTTCTTTTTTCGATGAAAATAAATTGATTTTAACCGATTGGAAAGGAAATGTCTGGTGTACAAATATTGATACTCAAGCTAGGGAATGGGAAATAAATGTAAATAAGCCAATCCTCTTCGAGCTTATTTCTTACCAGCAAAAGCTTTATGCATGCAATGAAAATTCATTGTTTGAGATTGACAAGGAAACAGGTCATTTTAAAGAGCTTTTAAAATTCACTGTGGCTTGCTCAGTGGTTCATAAAAACAACAAGGTGTACCTTAACGAAAGAAGTAAAAAAGGCCCCAATACCACGGGACGGATTATTGAAATAGACCTTGATGATTTGAGCATTATCGTGTTGAAAGAAGAAAAAGAGAAATCTACCTATGGGGCGCTCAATAGAAAAGAAATTGTAGTAACAGAAAAGGAAGTTATTTTTTATGCTGACAGGGCAATTTACAAGTACAGTATAGCAGACAAGGTAATTGAACAAATTTATCACAACGCTGAAATTGAAAGTAGAATAAAGGGAATGATGATGCTTAATGATAGTTTGCTCTTTGTACCAGGAGTGAAAAATAAACAGGCTGGAACAGGTTATTTTCCACAGAACCCAAACTTGAATTCTATTTTTATCAAGGAGCTAAATGCTGAAGCCGAGCCAATAGATAAGACTATCGTTTCTACAACAGTGCCGTTTATTGGCAATTTTTTAGCTATTAACCATACAGAAAGTATAGCTACTTATGGTGGGTATGTGTTTTTCCATCGCAATAATTATCTCACATTAAAAGAAGTACCCCAAAGAAATATTACAGGTCAGGATGGATGGCTTTTTAAAAATGGGAAGGAAGCTTTTCTTCTGGAACCCACTTCTTTTAATAACGAAGAGAAACAACAAGGTTTTAGACTTTATCATATAAAAAATGATAACCTCGAATTACTAGAAGAATTTATAACAAATAAACTTGGTAAAAATTACAGGGAACCAGAATTTGATTTCTTCAAAAACTACATCGTTGTTAGATGTGATGGACAAGCATACCTGTTAAAAAAATATAGCTAATAAAAAAGATGAACCATTCTGTTAAAAGATACTTTATAGCTTTTTTAGTCTTTACTTTCTTTATAGAAGCGGTAAATGCACAAACAAAAAGTGCCAAAAAAATAAAGCAAGTAAAATCAACTTGTTTTCATCACTATGTAGAAGAGGATGTAACCAAAGACAGTGTTACATTTCCTAGATTGTCCTCTCATCTACTTGGTTACACATTTAAGGGAAAAGCATTGCTGACCACCATTACCAATTATTTTAAGCATAATATTTCTATGAAAGAATGGCTATCGCTCAATGATAGAAAACCAAACAAGGATATACTCATCCAATCTAAGTTGGTTGATGTATCTGGAAGTGTAAAAATAGTTGGGAATACTTTAATCTTCAAAGCAGACAAATCAGCTTCTCAAAAAACATTTTTAATAGAAAAAGCTACAGATGGCAGCATCAGCAAACTGATTGATAAATTAACCAAGGAGGTTTATCTGCCTTCAATTTGCAGGCCTGGTTCTAAGATTTTAACCCAATATTAAATTTTAGGTTTTTAGAAATGGAAGAACAAATCATCAATAGGAAGACCGATTTTACAAAGCCAGAAGAGGTGGTACTAAACTTTATTACGTCGGCAAAAATGCTAATGAAAAAAGAGAACACTGTTAATAAAGAACAACTGGCTTTGGCAATCATCCATTTTTATACCGCATTTAAGTTTCACCCTTACATAAATCATATTTATGAGTTGATAAAATTAAACACATCAAGGAAATTGAAAAAACGGTTGAAATCACACAGACAGAAAAACACATTTACACACAAGCCATCCGTAATTTGATACCTGTTGGTCTTTGGAAATTACAATTGAAAAACAATGGCTGGAAGATAAAAGAAATTCAGCTTCAAAGAGGTGTGGATAGCTTTTCTACTTTATTTATTTCGAAATGAAAGCACAATATTTAACAGAAATTGAATTACCGATTTGGGCAGACCCACAAGGAGACCTGATGTTAGAAAAATCAAGAGATGATTGCCATGTATACTTTGATTGCTGGGAAGATAATAAACCTACTTATGCTAATTACATCGGCAAAATAATTTTTGAGAATGCTTGGGCTGTAAAATCTTTGGACATTGAATATTATGATATTTTCCCTATTGAAGACTGGAAATATAAATCATCAATCTGCGTGGTAGAAAATTCTTGTTGGCTGGATGAAATGATACAGGTTAGGACCAGGCATTATAACAATTGGACAAAATGGAAAGATAAAAATTACAGGCACTTTCATTGCAAGGGGCACGACAACTACTTCGACATTATTGCAGAAAATTATAAAGTTGAAAAAGTATTAAAGAAAGATGTTGAACACTATGAAAAACTTTGGAGATAATGATACAAGACATCATTGCACTATATAAAAATCATCCAACTATAATGGATATCAACCAAGAGTTGGACTTGATGAAAATATTGCAACAATTACAGCCGAAGCAAATTATAACAGATAAAAATGATTTCTTTTTTCTACTTAACCAATTAGATACTTCTCATATTGGGGGAGGTATTTTTGAGGTGAAAAGTGATAACTACATACATTTTAAAGAGTTCTCCATTTGGTTAAGAAGTTTGAAAACACATTTGATAGCTGAGCAGGAAATACTGGAAAGTTATGCTCAGGATTTGGAAGCTGTCTTTAAAATCAATTGAATACAAAATATAAGCACAACAAATTTTATCAAAAAAATAATGATAGATATTTCAGAAGAAGAGCAATTATGGAAATTATCAAAATATCCCGCTAGTTTCTATCGGCTTTTTGGATTTATACTTAATCATTACGGCGGAACATTCAATTCTAGTCATTCGGTTCTCCAAACATTTACTTATGCCCTAAATGATTTATGGGAAAAAGCAAAGGCAGATAATCTTGCTAAGATATGTACCGTATTTTTTAGTGAAACCAATTTGACGGATGATTTAAATGTAACAACAGCAACCAACGAATTTGAACAGAAAATCACACTGACATTTATCTCCGGTAATATTTGTGATTACCTAAAAGCAATTGAATATGATAAAGAAACAGAATTATTTATTCCCTTATTTAAGCCTCCTTTCGGAACAATTGCATTGGCAAAAAACCAAAGAATAGAATTTTTAACAGGCATCTATCTTAACCACCATAGAGACGAAGCAACTTGGATTTTTTACAATAATTATCAAAAAATGATTTTGGCACATCAATTTATGGTCGATTTAGCAGAGGAAGAAGATGAAATAAAGGTTACCTCAAAGTTTATGACACCAAATTGCCATATCATCACACTAAATAAAGACGGGGAATTGTGGCAGGAAATCGAAAGCGTCATTATAAAAAGAGGATATCAATTAATACAGTAAAAATTCAACAATGTCGATATTTAACTTTTTCAAAAAGAAAAAAACGGTAGATTTTCATACCCCAAAATTATGTTTAACAGAAATTCCCGTTGCTATTACAAAGCAAATCGACAACATCAATTGGTCAACATTTGAAACGGCTTACGGAAATGCAGAAAAAACAACTCCGTTTTACCTTAAAAACCTTTTTTGTAAGGATATGGAAATAGCGATGGATGCAACCCATCAATTGTGGTGTTCGTTATGTCATCAACACGCTTTTATTTCTTCGGCTTCCTTACCGTCTTATGATATTTTAAAAATCGGGTTGTTAGAGCTGGATGATTTATTGAAAGTAGAACTGCTGGATATTTTTCAGGGATTTGCATATTGTTCCAGCCCAACCTTCAGCAATGCCCTAAGAGAACCTTGGGAATTACAACTACGTGAAAAATTAGCAAATGATAAACAACTGTTTGAAGATTTTACGAAGCATAAAGATGAAGTTATCGTATGCTTTGCAGAAAGAATTATTGATGCCTTAACAAACGAAAATTAAACACTATCCTGTATAATCGCTGAAGATGCTTTAAAAGGTGAAAAATCGAAGTACGGATAATGTTAGTAAAACGAGCAGAATGCTTCGATTTTTTGCCAAAACCCAAAGCTCCAAGATATTTTACACCCTCCAAAACTAAAGAATGACTTATAAATATCAAGACCTATTAGACCAACTAGACCGTGAGGGAAAATTAGAATTTGGGAATGAGCAACAAGTACGACTTGTGATGTTAAAATTATGTGGTTTAGTTGAACATTTGTTCGACAGCCAGACCAAGGAAATATTCAAATCTGCAAAATCAGGCTACCCTATAATAGATAAGGACATTGCAGAATTGTACAATAAGCTAAATGAAATCGGCGACTATCAAAATGCAAACTATAATGCGATAAAAGTTCTACTCAGCAGCATCAAAAAACCACTACAAGAAAATGAAGATAATGATTTACTATTCCCATTAGATTATTGCATTGAATTTTGCCTGCTTGCTGATGGTAGCATAACCGACAAACATATTATTGACATTTTAAATGAAATAAAATGAGGAAAGCTTTGATAGCCTATTTAAAAAATAAACGACAAATATGACAAACTGGATGAACCAACCTCAAAATTTATTTGCAAAAGATGAAACAGCTTTTTTTTGCATACAACTAGAAATCAGACCAAGTTTTGGAGCAAATGACTTAATGCGGTTGATAGAAAAAAAGCAAGGTTGTTTGTTTTTTGAATATGCAGACCAAAAAATTGAATTGAACATTCAATTAAAGAATGAATTGCTTCAATTACTAAAAGGCATTGACCTTTCTGTGCCACCTAAACCAGCAATGGGAGTTGACGGAACTTTTTTTGAACTGAGTGTTTATAGTCTTTGGAATAAATTTAGTTTCAACTGGTGGGGCGATGATGTAGATGAAAATTGGCAACCCTTGCTACGTTTAAAAGAGAAAATAGTAGCATTAAAAAGAGTATAGCAACAGAAATTTATAACCGCATAAGACAAATAATAACAGATACAATAAAAGCATTTAAAAATGAGAGCATTAACCTTTGAAGAAAGAAATAAGGATAATTATCTGAAGCAGGAAGATGTTTCGATAGCTATCATCAATAAATATAAAAATATACTGCCCGAAGAATTAATTCATATCTGGGAAAATATGGGTTTTGGCATATTTGAAGATAGTTTTCTTCAATTGGTAAACCCTAACGAATACGATTTTGTATTTCAATATATTGATAAGTTATTAGAGCCTTCTATAGTTTGGGCAATAACAGCTTTAGGAGATTTATTATTATGGGAAGGCAATGAAAATTGGACAATTGCCCCTGATGAAGGAAACAGGGTAAAGCTGGTAAACGTAAGAAATTGTAGTAGTATGGTATTAGGTAAGATGGATTTTGTATTAAATAGGGTTTTAGGCGATGAGTATGGAATATCAGATAAAAGCTATTTTAATGCTAAACCCTTTTTAGAAATAAAAAATAAAATGTCAAAATTACAATATAGCCAATGTTATGGTTATACTCCTGCCTTAGCATTGGGAGGAAGCAAAAGCAGTAAAAATTTAAAAATAGTTGATACTAAGTCCTACCTCAATATCATTGGTATGGCAGTAGGTAAGATAATAGATTTGACAGATTGATTAGAAAAAAACGTATGAAAAACAAAACATTTAAGGCAGGCGATATTTTCGCCATTCAAATTGAGCAATCATCAAATTATTATTTCGGAAGAATATTGTTTGATGTACAGCAACAATATAAAAACAGTACAGAAACATCAAATTATTTGGATTGGCACAGCAACAGTGTTTTAATTGAAACGTATAAACATATTGCTAATGAACCTAAAATTGATAAATATGATGTAGCGATAGATGCTGTATTTATTCCAAAAAAAGAATTATTAAAACAAAGTATCACAGTCATTGGCAATGTCCCTGTTAATCCAACAAAAGTATCTTTTCCCGAAACTTTAAAAAATGTAGAAAATACCTGTTTTTTCACTGTTGGCGAATTAGCCATAAAGACCAATCTCTCTACAGCGTATGCTTATGACAGTATTAAAGTGTTTCCAACCTCAGGCAAAATGTATTATATACAATTGGCCACCTTAGATTTTTCGGGCAGAAGAGATCTGATAGTAGATAAGCAAGATATAATGGATAATTATTTCAGGTTTTCAGATTTAAGAAGTTTACCGGAGAAAAGAGCAGAAATATATCAATCAATAGGAGAAGACCCAAACATAAGTTATTACGATTTGGCACTTAAATATGGTTTTGATTTAGGGAGATTTTATAAATAAAACCAATGAAACAATTCACTGAATTAATATAATCAGTTTATCCAACTACGAATTTTGGCGCTTTTTCTAATGAGCTGTATCAATTGTTTGGAAGCTATTTGATTAATCAAAAAGAAGGTCCCAACAACAATCGTCTAACACTTGGTTTAAACAATATATATACATTGGAAACAGGTTCTGATATGGGTATAAAATGGATTAGAAAATTACAAGGTATATACATTTTAGCAGACAATAATTTACGCTTACTTCTTCCTGAAACTAACAGAGGCGAAAGCTATAAAGTTTATGCTAATTTAGAAATAGTTGAAAAAGAAGGGGGAACTAATTTGTTACCAACGAATGAAGTTTCTGAAAGCCAATTTTATTTTTTTAAGCAAGAATATCCGCTTCTAGTAGTTTGTGTAACTGATAAATGTGGCACAAATAATTTTAGCAATAGTATTACCACAAACAATGTTTATATGGCTTTACAACAAAAAACTGATACACAGGAAATAGAAATAATAAATGATAAAAATAAAGAAAGGCATTATCCTGCTTTCTTATTCAGTAAAATATAAAATACAAATTATGAATGAAATAATCAAAAGTATAAAATCGGAAAATTTTGAAATAACATTTAGGCTAACAGCGGACAAAGATGAATGGTACGCTAAAATTTCAAATTTGGGTGGTTTTGAACATATTGAATTTTCAATCAATCTTGATCATTATTTTAGTGAAGAAAGTTGGACAAAACTTCCAGACTTTATTGAATTTTTAAACGAAAATCTAAATCATTATTTTAACAAAGCAATAGACACATTAACAAAATTTGCAAAAATGACAGGGTATTTTAACGAAGAAGAACAAAGTTTTTTGGACTTTGGTTTTGGACATTGCATAATTTTTAAAGACAACTCTTTTACAGTTACAAATCGATGGGAGTTTGAACTTGATTTTTCAACGAATAACAAAAAAGACAGTTTAGAAAATATTGACGGATATGGAAGGTGGTTTGTGACTTTTAATGGAAATTGTATAAGTGGAATAAGAAGAGAGAATTGGTAATAACTAATTGTTCCGAAGATTCGATATTTGAGCTAATAGGAAAAATAAAACAAGAGTTCCAATATATAGACAATTCAGTTTTTTCAGATGCTGAAAACTTGTAGTCAATAACCATATAATATATGCTATGCAAATTCTTAAATACAATTACCACGATGCAGTTATTGAAAAAGTAGAGCTTACCGAGACTGTATTTTCTCTTTATATAGGTCTTTATTCTATTTTTTATCCAGCAAAACCAAAAATAAAATTGCAGTTTAGTATTGGTACACATTGCAATCGTTGTAATAAATGGGTTATTGAATTAATAAGTGAGGTTGATGATGGAGAAGATGAATTGGGTGCACGAATAAATAACATCAGCATCCAAACCGAAAATTATGGTTCAGCAAATATGCTTTGCAAAATTGATTGTGAATATATGAACACATTAAAATTCAAAATTACGGCTGTCAAAGAAACGGAGATATAAAATATCATCAGGCTACTAATTGCCAAACTATTTGTCCAATATAAAATATTGGTATAAGACCCTTGCTATGGGTGCCTTTAAATTAATCACCTTAAAAATTAAGTCACACTCTATTTTCTTTAATCATCTTCTTGATTAACAGTGTAAATAAGTTTCGTTTATTGTGCTAGTTTATGCGTTGGTCTAATTTCCCGTCGAGTTATCAGAATCTTAAATACTTATTCTACCTATCATTGCTCATAGTGTGGAATTTTCGCCCTAGTTCATTATATATGCTTTATATCATATCCCCTAAAAAACGTTAAAAAGCTTGTTTTTGTGTGGTGGTACATCCTTTGACTATCGTGTGATGGGAATAAATCCCATTGATAATCATTTATCAATCAAAGGATCGCATTAAACACATTACAATATGATAACTTCTACAAAAAAAATTGCCTTGATCTGTTTACTTGTTGCATTTGCGCAATTTGTGCAAGCACAAGTAAAGGTTGGAGATAATCCAACAGAGATTAATAAAGGATCTATCCTTGAGCTCGAAAGTGCAAACAAGGGTTTATTGTTTCCAAGAGTTAGCTTAACTAATACAACAACTTGGAGTTTGGCAGCGTCAAGCACGCCAGTTGCTGGTATGATGGTTTATAATACCAAAACTACAGCAATGGGATTTACAGGTACAACTGTCTACCCTATAGCGACTGGTAATGGTACAGGTATCTATTATTGGGATTTCGATAAATCTAACATCAGGCCAGATGCCGCAAAAGAGCTAGATAAATTGGTAACTATTTTAAGGGAAAATCCTACCATTTGGATAGAGCTTGGTTCGCATACAGATAGTAGAGGTAATGACCAATATAACAGGTGGCTATCTCAAAGTAGGGCAAACTCTGCAGTACAATATATCATTGATAGGGGAATTGCTAAAAGTAGAATTACAGCCAAGGGATATGGAGAAAGTGTTCCTGTAAATGAATGCACAAATGGTGTAAAATGTTCTGAAGCAGATCATCAATTAAATAGAAGAACTGAATTTACAATTGTAAAGCAATAATAAAATATTGGTTGTGTTTGAAGAAGGGAATCAAATAGGGATGTTAATGACCTTCTTCATCATGACTTCTATAAACTTAAGTATTAAGCCAAATAATCAAGAGATTAAATTTTAGAAAGCATGAATATTTTAATTGCTGACGATTTAAAAATATACAGACTCGCCCTCAAATTGTATATACATAAACATTGGCCAGAGGCTGTGGTTTATGAAGCGAGTACCATGCATGAAGTGGTTGAAGATGTATTTGATGTTGAATTTGATTTATTAATATTAGATATAAATATGCCTGGGAGCGAATTATTGGAGGGTTTTGTAGCGCAGGCAATTAAATATACAAAGATTATTATATTCTCAGATATGGATAATGATGACCCTAGAGTAGAAAACCTAATCAAAATTGGAGCAGATGCCTTTCTTCCTAAAATGTCGCAGCAAGCAACAGTAATTAGCACATTGGAATTTGTATTTAGCGAAAGAGAATTATAAAATTTATTCTTTTCAATCCCATACTGCTTTTTTGATTATCTCCATTCAATGTTTAGCTTTGTAGCATGCAAACTCCAGAACAAAAGAACAACCCTTTACATGGTTTAACCCTAGAGTTTATTCTAAAGCAATTGTTTTTTCATTATGGATGGGAAGAATTGGGTAATCTGGTTAAAATTGCCTGCTTTAAGAACGAGCCATCCTTAAAATCGAGTCTTAAATTTTTACGCAAAACAGATTGGGCTAGAAAGAAAGTAGAAAAATTGTATTTAAATACATTTCATTAAAACATTGCCTGTTAAATTAAGTTATTTAAATACTTTAACATCATTCCTTAAGCCTATGAAACTGGTTGTTGGTATATTTTCATTTTTCCTATTATTTCAATTTAGTGCGACTGCGCAAATCCAATTCAAGGGGCAGGTTTTAGATCAGGTAACTAGAAAAGGATTAGAAAAAGTTGAGATACTTAATTCATCAAGGCGCACAACTTCACAAACCGATGCTAAGGGTGATTTTGTTATTAAAGCTAAAGTTGGCGACGTGATTGTTTATCGTTTAGCGGGTTACGATGCGGATACGGCTTTGGTTATAGATTTGAAACAGATTAGAAGATTTCTACATCCTTTAGCTAATACCTTAAATACAGTAACTATTTCTGGTCAAGTAGATAGTAAAAAACAATACGCCGATATTTATAATAAGGCAAATCCTGTCTTGCTAACGCCCGGTAGAGGGTTACGTTTTTATCCTTCTAGCTTTTTTGGTAAGGAAGGTAAAAATGCCCGTCGACTGAAGAAGTTAATTGAAAGTGACCAAGTAGAAAAAGAGATTGATAAAAGATTTAATGCTGTAACTGTTACAAGTCTATTGCCACTAAAGCAGCCAGATCTTGATGCTTTTTTAATGCTTTATCGTCCAGATGTTAAGTTTGCAGTTAATGCAGATGCTGATGATTTCAAGTTTTATTTGTTGGAGGCCTACGAGAGATTTAAGGCATTGCCCCCAGACCAGAAAACATTACCAAGGCTTAAAAGTCCTAAATAACTCTTCTTATTTACCGTAATTTAAATCAACATCCAATCGTTCTAATTTATAAGTCTTCATTAAAAATGAGTAAAGTAACTAAACATTAAATACTTTTTGTAAATTGGTCATTCAAATATGAATGAATGAAACGTGTTTTAATTTATCTTTCCCTCTTTTTAGGTATTGCTTTGTCTTTTGGTTTTATACCTAAAGTAGAGAAATCTAAAAAACAAACAGTACTTGTCTTTTCATTAACCAAGGGATTTCATCATGCTTCAATAGATGATGGAATTATAGCCATTAAAAAATTAGGAGCTGAAAATGGATTTGAAGTTGACACCACTACTGATGTAAAGGCATTTGATATAGAGAATCTAAAAAAATACAAGGCGCTTATTTTTTTAAATCCAACAGGTTCTAATGTTTTTAACGATGCACAAAAAACAGCTTTAAAGCAATACATTAATAATGGTGGCGGTTTTGTAGGTATTCATGCCGCGAGTGATTTCAGCTACGAGTGGGAATGGTATGGGAAAATGGTGGGTGGTTATTTTGCTAGTCATCCAAAAATTCAAGATGCTAAATTGAACATAGTTTTACCAAAAAATAAAATTGTTAAAGGTTTGCCCAATCTTTGGTTGCATAAAGATGAATGGTATAACTTTAAAGATTTTAACCCCACGGTAAAAGTGCTAATTAAGGTTGATGAAACTTCATATACTGGAGGAACAATGAAAAATGAACACCCTATTAGTTGGTGTCATGATTACGATGGTGGAAAAGCATTTTATACAGCATTAGGACATACAAAAGAATGTTATGCAGATCCATTGTTCTTAAAGCATTTGCTTGCTGGTTTAAAATGGACAATGAAGTAGCCCCGTTTTACAGTTTACGATTTACAATTCTCATTTGCCTTTCTTAGCTTCATTAAATCTTCATACTGATTATAGACTTTAGTATTGTTAAACGATTTTAATAATCACTAAATCCATAAAAAAATGAAAGCAATTAAAGTTTTAATGATCGCTCTAGTAGCCGCATTTACAGTAAACACAGTTAGCGCACAAACTGCACCGGCTAAAGCTCCAAAAACAGAAAAAGCAGCTAAGAAAGCGGCTAGAATTGAGAAAAAAGCAGATACAACTGCTAAAAAAGTAGCTAAGAAAGTTGCAAAAAAAGGCAAAAAATAATTAAGTAATTTGGTTAGATTGAAAACGCTGGCATTTTACGCTGGCGTTTTTTTTTTAACTATTTTTTAACAACATTGTGGTAAGCTGTTGTTATGGCATCCTCAAACATATCTTCTCTAACTTTATCTAAATCGAAGAATGTCCATCCTTGTTTGCCCCATTTATTAGGTACAGGAATAATAATACTGGAATCGAAAGCCGAGAAAACAGATTGATCTATCTCATTTAATTTTAAGCAAGCCTGATTTTTCTTTGCGTCATAAGTCGCAAAGATCCTTTTGCCAACTCTAAAAGATATCTTTTCAAAATGAGGCTGCTCATTTACTTCGGTAAAAGACAAAGCTAATCTTCTAAATAATTCAAGAGTTACCATTTTTAAAGCTAATAAAATTTTGGGCGTTCCCCAAGCTGCGCAAGGGTCGGGCTTTGTCGGGCTTCGCTTCGCTGCGGTGCCGATAAAAAATCGGCACTAAACCCTTTCAATCCCTAACGCAAATAAATAACGCAAATCTATATGCCAATCTTTACATTTGTTAAAAACATGGAATGATTAGAGTAAATGATGAAACACCAATTGAGGTGTTGCAAGATATTAATGTTGGAAATTTAGTTACCGATGGATTTAGTAAAACTGGTTTAGTGGAAAGTATAGAGACTACAGATGATGGTTTATACAAAATTTACGAGTTCTACTTAAATACTGGAAGAGTAATTACTACAAGAAGGTAAGGTTCTTAAAAATACCAATTTATAGGTAGTGAAATTGTTATAAATAGATGTTAGCTTAGCTAAACTTTATTATTTTTTGCTATGAAAAAGCCCATCTTATTTATTCTC encodes the following:
- a CDS encoding Imm26 family immunity protein translates to MKNKTFKAGDIFAIQIEQSSNYYFGRILFDVQQQYKNSTETSNYLDWHSNSVLIETYKHIANEPKIDKYDVAIDAVFIPKKELLKQSITVIGNVPVNPTKVSFPETLKNVENTCFFTVGELAIKTNLSTAYAYDSIKVFPTSGKMYYIQLATLDFSGRRDLIVDKQDIMDNYFRFSDLRSLPEKRAEIYQSIGEDPNISYYDLALKYGFDLGRFYK
- a CDS encoding VF530 family protein, whose protein sequence is MQTPEQKNNPLHGLTLEFILKQLFFHYGWEELGNLVKIACFKNEPSLKSSLKFLRKTDWARKKVEKLYLNTFH
- a CDS encoding GAD-like domain-containing protein; this translates as MRALTFEERNKDNYLKQEDVSIAIINKYKNILPEELIHIWENMGFGIFEDSFLQLVNPNEYDFVFQYIDKLLEPSIVWAITALGDLLLWEGNENWTIAPDEGNRVKLVNVRNCSSMVLGKMDFVLNRVLGDEYGISDKSYFNAKPFLEIKNKMSKLQYSQCYGYTPALALGGSKSSKNLKIVDTKSYLNIIGMAVGKIIDLTD
- a CDS encoding ThuA domain-containing protein, coding for MKRVLIYLSLFLGIALSFGFIPKVEKSKKQTVLVFSLTKGFHHASIDDGIIAIKKLGAENGFEVDTTTDVKAFDIENLKKYKALIFLNPTGSNVFNDAQKTALKQYINNGGGFVGIHAASDFSYEWEWYGKMVGGYFASHPKIQDAKLNIVLPKNKIVKGLPNLWLHKDEWYNFKDFNPTVKVLIKVDETSYTGGTMKNEHPISWCHDYDGGKAFYTALGHTKECYADPLFLKHLLAGLKWTMK
- a CDS encoding MmcQ/YjbR family DNA-binding protein, with translation MVTLELFRRLALSFTEVNEQPHFEKISFRVGKRIFATYDAKKNQACLKLNEIDQSVFSAFDSSIIIPVPNKWGKQGWTFFDLDKVREDMFEDAITTAYHNVVKK
- a CDS encoding response regulator transcription factor, which encodes MNILIADDLKIYRLALKLYIHKHWPEAVVYEASTMHEVVEDVFDVEFDLLILDINMPGSELLEGFVAQAIKYTKIIIFSDMDNDDPRVENLIKIGADAFLPKMSQQATVISTLEFVFSEREL
- a CDS encoding OmpA family protein, with protein sequence MITSTKKIALICLLVAFAQFVQAQVKVGDNPTEINKGSILELESANKGLLFPRVSLTNTTTWSLAASSTPVAGMMVYNTKTTAMGFTGTTVYPIATGNGTGIYYWDFDKSNIRPDAAKELDKLVTILRENPTIWIELGSHTDSRGNDQYNRWLSQSRANSAVQYIIDRGIAKSRITAKGYGESVPVNECTNGVKCSEADHQLNRRTEFTIVKQ